The Vibrio astriarenae genome contains a region encoding:
- a CDS encoding LysE family translocator gives MFPLEVFTTYTLACVLLVLSPGPDNLLDIGRGLSQGKVAAIVSGTSSGAGILFHVIAATFGLTILIQTSELAFYVVKFVGAAYLIWLGIKVLRARNLFSLEPAKKQSFKAIFSTGFLSAALNPKPGMFVLAFIPQFVQPNLGSVTVQMIVYGVWFAILTAIGFRLMGIFSSQLSDWFQKKPRLVSSLNIGAGLTFVSSGLAGAFMKQR, from the coding sequence ATGTTCCCGCTTGAAGTGTTTACCACTTATACGCTGGCGTGTGTACTATTAGTGTTGTCACCAGGACCAGACAACTTACTCGATATCGGTCGAGGCTTGAGTCAGGGGAAAGTTGCTGCGATCGTGTCAGGAACATCTTCTGGAGCAGGGATATTGTTTCACGTTATCGCTGCAACTTTCGGATTGACTATCTTAATCCAGACATCAGAATTAGCATTCTATGTTGTTAAGTTTGTTGGGGCTGCGTACCTGATCTGGTTAGGTATTAAGGTTCTAAGAGCACGAAACCTATTTTCGCTAGAGCCAGCGAAAAAGCAGTCTTTTAAAGCGATTTTCTCCACGGGTTTCCTATCCGCAGCGCTTAATCCTAAACCAGGTATGTTTGTTCTGGCTTTTATCCCTCAATTCGTTCAACCGAATTTGGGCTCAGTCACAGTTCAAATGATTGTTTATGGCGTTTGGTTTGCAATCCTTACAGCTATTGGCTTCAGACTTATGGGTATTTTTTCGTCTCAGTTGTCTGATTGGTTTCAAAAGAAACCTCGTCTTGTTTCAAGTCTGAACATAGGTGCTGGTTTGACATTCGTATCATCGGGTTTAGCCGGGGCATTTATGAAACAGCGATAG
- a CDS encoding GNAT family N-acetyltransferase, with protein MEVLILSADQLKCWKSKLNQHLQLVFNSHIEAVFNEELLCVVLVIDDELIVAFGFAYRREMSQRGKVFNAGIIGGIAVHPDYRKQGLCKIILENIERSIELAGVEQSFLFAYEPSIYVTSGYTILDTPIRYFDRSQKRWNTYVYRGGMVKKHPEPVY; from the coding sequence ATGGAAGTATTGATATTAAGCGCAGATCAGTTGAAGTGTTGGAAAAGCAAGCTAAACCAACACCTGCAACTCGTTTTCAACTCACACATAGAAGCCGTATTTAATGAAGAGCTTTTGTGTGTGGTACTTGTAATAGATGACGAACTAATTGTTGCGTTTGGGTTCGCATATAGACGAGAAATGTCACAAAGAGGGAAAGTATTTAATGCAGGCATTATCGGTGGCATTGCAGTACACCCAGACTATCGCAAACAAGGGCTGTGCAAAATCATTCTAGAGAATATTGAACGGAGTATAGAACTAGCTGGAGTGGAGCAGAGTTTCTTATTTGCATATGAACCATCAATATACGTGACGTCTGGCTACACAATTCTTGATACGCCTATTCGTTATTTTGACCGTTCACAAAAGCGATGGAACACATATGTATACAGAGGAGGCATGGTTAAAAAACACCCCGAGCCAGTGTACTGA
- a CDS encoding DUF2391 family protein, which yields MSKSFNLEDAGQIFVGAFALAVPISFSEEAWQLGESLPLFNLTLLLLLSWIFLFVYAFESVYQRNTKGRLFEFIARILIAYLLTTVVVALVLLSIDKLPILDDPFVAIKRVIVIAMPASMGAIIVDGFDKE from the coding sequence GTGTCTAAAAGCTTTAACCTGGAAGATGCTGGACAAATTTTTGTTGGGGCTTTTGCACTAGCTGTGCCGATTTCTTTCTCTGAGGAGGCGTGGCAACTTGGCGAAAGCTTGCCTCTTTTCAATTTAACCCTCTTGTTACTTCTTTCATGGATTTTCTTATTCGTCTATGCCTTTGAAAGCGTTTATCAAAGGAACACAAAAGGCCGCCTTTTCGAGTTCATAGCTCGTATCCTAATAGCCTATCTGCTGACTACTGTGGTTGTCGCGTTGGTTCTTTTGAGTATCGATAAGTTGCCGATTCTTGATGATCCATTTGTAGCTATCAAGCGAGTTATTGTCATTGCAATGCCAGCATCTATGGGAGCTATTATTGTTGATGGTTTTGATAAAGAGTGA
- a CDS encoding zinc transporter ZntB has protein sequence MSPFINTEEKPNGLIHAVSLDEKGGCKELDWSEVNSSTTEQQLWLHFDYCDAEAQDWIRNCSGLNDVAADGLLRPENRPHVLTRGNNLLLILRGVNLNQGENPEDMVSVRIWTNGTLIISTRKRLLTSTRDVLERLEDGVGPESTNGLLVSWIERLILRMNDTISNIEDQVSDIEEGLFDKEPSELRSELLKIRQQCIGLRRYIAPQREALSKLVSEPIAWLTEIDRLTLRSIADRQIRYVEDIDAIKERATMVKEELMSRVSEQLNNRSYVLTVVAAIFLPLGFFTGLMGVNVGGMPGIENDFAFWLVVGICTLCTGLLGAYFYWKKWF, from the coding sequence ATGTCGCCATTTATCAATACAGAAGAAAAACCGAACGGGTTGATACACGCTGTCTCACTAGATGAGAAAGGTGGTTGTAAAGAGTTGGACTGGTCTGAAGTAAACAGTTCAACAACCGAACAACAGTTGTGGTTGCATTTTGATTATTGTGACGCCGAGGCGCAGGATTGGATTAGGAATTGTAGTGGACTCAATGATGTCGCAGCCGACGGTTTGTTACGTCCGGAAAATCGTCCGCATGTCCTCACTCGTGGAAACAATCTTCTATTAATTTTGAGAGGGGTGAACTTAAACCAAGGAGAGAACCCTGAAGACATGGTGTCGGTTCGAATCTGGACCAATGGCACATTGATTATCAGTACTAGAAAACGATTGTTGACATCTACTAGAGATGTTTTAGAGCGTTTAGAAGATGGTGTTGGTCCTGAGTCTACAAATGGCTTACTCGTATCTTGGATAGAGCGTTTGATCTTGAGGATGAACGATACCATTAGCAACATTGAAGACCAGGTTTCTGATATTGAGGAGGGTCTCTTTGATAAAGAGCCCAGTGAGCTGCGCTCTGAACTCTTGAAAATCCGCCAACAATGCATTGGGCTTAGGCGTTACATTGCTCCGCAACGAGAAGCATTGAGCAAGTTGGTTTCAGAGCCGATAGCTTGGCTAACTGAGATTGACCGTCTTACATTGCGCAGTATAGCTGACCGACAAATTCGTTATGTTGAGGATATTGATGCAATAAAAGAGAGAGCTACCATGGTTAAAGAGGAGTTAATGAGTAGGGTTTCAGAACAGCTAAATAATAGAAGCTATGTTTTGACTGTAGTCGCAGCGATTTTCTTGCCATTAGGTTTCTTTACTGGATTAATGGGTGTGAATGTTGGGGGAATGCCCGGAATCGAGAATGATTTTGCTTTTTGGTTAGTCGTCGGAATTTGCACATTGTGTACAGGGTTACTCGGCGCCTATTTTTATTGGAAAAAGTGGTTTTAA
- a CDS encoding trimeric intracellular cation channel family protein produces the protein MYANTDSLIDLITILGISAFALSAVLAAREKKADLFTVIVLGIITAVGGGTVRDCILGVPMFWAEHTYFIWVAIISSTFGFFCVPLLEKRIVNKANLYIDSIALAMFSIQATDKAWVLDFGLPISPILMGIITGVGGGVMRDVLIQRPSLLLNKELYATPVAIGCVIHASVLYLAPEFSDVSALVAIGLIIYLRHLSISRQLQVPAWAVLK, from the coding sequence ATGTACGCAAATACCGACTCTTTAATCGACTTAATCACTATTTTGGGAATCAGCGCTTTTGCGTTGTCTGCTGTTCTCGCCGCCAGGGAGAAGAAAGCCGATCTATTCACTGTCATTGTTCTCGGGATCATCACCGCCGTGGGTGGAGGTACAGTAAGAGACTGTATTCTGGGCGTTCCAATGTTCTGGGCTGAGCACACGTACTTCATCTGGGTAGCGATTATCAGTAGTACATTTGGCTTTTTTTGCGTTCCACTCCTCGAAAAACGAATCGTCAACAAGGCTAATCTCTACATAGACTCTATCGCTTTAGCGATGTTCTCTATACAAGCCACAGACAAAGCGTGGGTCCTAGACTTTGGTTTACCCATCTCACCAATCCTAATGGGAATAATTACAGGAGTGGGGGGAGGCGTCATGAGAGACGTGCTGATCCAAAGGCCAAGTCTGCTACTCAACAAAGAACTCTATGCCACACCCGTTGCGATTGGCTGCGTCATTCATGCCTCAGTCCTTTACTTGGCCCCAGAGTTCTCTGATGTCAGTGCTTTGGTCGCGATTGGATTAATTATTTATCTGCGCCACCTGTCTATCAGCAGGCAACTACAGGTGCCTGCATGGGCCGTTCTAAAATAG
- a CDS encoding serine hydrolase domain-containing protein, translating to MKTFKSNKLYTTIALSLGLSFSAASVAETQINPYGPTLAEKANLSTAISVDDINNISRFFNQPQNKVKIQFPSAETEFAWVNMSKFYPTSQVPRDGQVSQLPYAINADINSVKYMNYRSEKEISVDEHFDTKPIDAMVVIKDGKIVFERYKTMRPEDKHLWMSVSKVTGSTILAMLEQEGKIDTQKPVSHYLPELKGSVWDTVKVAESLDMASGLNGTEHDEPTPDSRTNPDQIWYRWAATDMIGMAPDVLNRKESWIDVLSSMERKTPGHQKFEYNSINTFVINRIVEHVTDKPLSELFAERIWSKLGTEHDAYYIASPSGNTLGFMGVNSTLRDLARFGMAFTPSAKQIADEQIVSEEIMAKIHDRKYIDQYPDGYLGKKLTKNFADDAGNISNRYQWDAVTSEGDMYKAGVGGQGLYISPSSNTVVAWFATGDGENQEESMARAIVQSIN from the coding sequence ATGAAAACATTCAAATCAAACAAACTTTATACCACCATAGCGCTCAGCTTAGGGCTTTCATTTTCTGCAGCCTCTGTAGCAGAGACTCAGATAAACCCTTACGGGCCAACATTAGCTGAGAAAGCGAATTTAAGCACCGCGATATCAGTAGACGATATTAATAATATCAGTCGTTTCTTCAATCAGCCGCAGAATAAGGTAAAGATCCAGTTCCCGTCAGCGGAAACCGAGTTCGCTTGGGTCAACATGTCAAAGTTTTACCCAACGTCACAGGTGCCACGAGATGGGCAAGTGTCGCAACTCCCTTATGCAATCAATGCTGATATTAACAGCGTCAAATATATGAACTATCGTTCGGAAAAAGAGATCTCGGTAGATGAGCATTTCGACACCAAACCCATTGATGCGATGGTAGTGATAAAAGACGGAAAGATTGTTTTCGAGCGATACAAAACCATGCGTCCTGAAGACAAGCACCTTTGGATGTCGGTTTCTAAGGTAACGGGCTCAACCATACTGGCGATGCTTGAGCAAGAAGGCAAAATCGATACACAAAAGCCGGTTAGCCACTACCTACCAGAGCTGAAAGGTTCGGTGTGGGACACAGTAAAAGTTGCAGAATCACTGGATATGGCATCCGGCCTAAATGGTACAGAGCACGATGAGCCAACGCCAGATTCACGCACTAACCCAGACCAAATTTGGTACCGCTGGGCGGCCACCGATATGATCGGCATGGCACCCGATGTTCTCAATCGCAAAGAGTCTTGGATTGACGTGTTAAGTTCAATGGAGCGCAAAACGCCTGGCCATCAAAAGTTTGAATATAACTCCATCAATACGTTTGTGATCAATCGAATCGTCGAGCATGTTACCGACAAACCGCTTTCTGAGTTATTCGCAGAGCGCATTTGGAGCAAGCTAGGTACCGAGCACGATGCATACTACATCGCGAGCCCTTCAGGCAACACGCTTGGCTTTATGGGTGTGAACTCTACGCTTCGAGATCTCGCGCGCTTTGGTATGGCATTCACGCCGAGTGCTAAACAGATTGCCGATGAGCAAATCGTCTCTGAAGAGATCATGGCGAAGATCCACGATCGTAAATACATTGACCAATACCCTGATGGTTACTTAGGTAAAAAACTGACTAAGAACTTCGCTGACGATGCGGGCAACATCAGTAACCGCTACCAGTGGGACGCCGTCACTTCTGAAGGTGACATGTATAAAGCAGGTGTCGGTGGACAGGGGCTCTATATTTCTCCGTCATCCAACACTGTCGTGGCTTGGTTTGCCACAGGTGATGGTGAAAACCAAGAGGAATCCATGGCTCGAGCAATCGTTCAGTCTATTAACTAA
- a CDS encoding DcaP family trimeric outer membrane transporter, whose protein sequence is MKSKPRHQRQFSTSKTFSTTSALALALSFSPASSALEVLDRTEVGITGKIVGALIADSDVSGMGVNNTPNGLYGRNTDPSVHIDSTLTRLNFGTNTQFEGDESIRSFISFDFNGANNGNMELRMREALVSWQMGNGSLLIGQTWSTLMDMNRSPDTVLEPTLSGVVFTRQPLIRWSQSFGNFRYDLALESGSNRVQMDEEHHSEASLDNTSRYPDFVVGVQNSTDDYWVRASAVVNHITTKVKEGQFAGESFSDNGWAYQVSGGIKFNPKDHFSIAYYNSYGNDRYVLGVNNTGPLFEPSTGEFHLRESQSLWTSLGHSWTDSLKSTFAYGVWQAEEIEWQSDTFTETQFALANIKWTARENLVLGLEYNYTTYERSTSDDRDNHRVIFAVDYTF, encoded by the coding sequence ATGAAAAGCAAACCAAGACATCAAAGACAATTTTCAACGAGCAAAACCTTCTCAACCACGTCTGCGCTCGCCCTGGCATTGAGTTTCTCGCCAGCTTCAAGTGCGCTTGAAGTTCTTGACCGAACAGAGGTGGGCATCACGGGTAAGATCGTTGGTGCGTTAATTGCGGACAGTGACGTGTCAGGGATGGGCGTCAACAATACTCCCAATGGTCTGTATGGTCGCAATACTGACCCAAGTGTACATATTGACAGCACGCTCACTCGTTTAAACTTCGGTACCAATACTCAGTTTGAAGGAGATGAGTCGATCCGCTCATTCATCTCTTTTGATTTCAATGGTGCCAACAACGGGAACATGGAACTGCGCATGCGTGAAGCGCTAGTTAGTTGGCAAATGGGCAATGGTTCACTGCTGATTGGACAAACCTGGTCAACCCTTATGGATATGAACCGCTCACCAGATACCGTACTTGAACCCACACTGAGCGGTGTTGTGTTCACCCGTCAACCATTGATCCGTTGGTCACAAAGTTTCGGTAACTTCCGTTATGACTTAGCGCTAGAAAGTGGTTCAAACCGGGTGCAGATGGATGAGGAACACCATTCTGAAGCGAGTCTCGATAACACCTCCCGATACCCAGATTTCGTTGTCGGTGTGCAAAATAGCACCGACGACTATTGGGTAAGAGCTTCCGCTGTAGTGAATCACATCACGACCAAAGTCAAAGAAGGGCAATTCGCAGGCGAGTCTTTTAGCGATAACGGTTGGGCCTACCAGGTTTCTGGTGGCATTAAGTTTAACCCTAAAGATCACTTTTCGATTGCTTACTACAACAGTTACGGTAACGACCGCTACGTACTCGGGGTTAATAACACAGGGCCATTGTTTGAGCCAAGTACCGGTGAATTCCATCTACGTGAATCTCAATCACTGTGGACATCTTTAGGTCATTCATGGACCGATTCTTTGAAGTCAACCTTCGCCTATGGCGTTTGGCAAGCAGAAGAAATCGAATGGCAAAGTGACACGTTCACTGAAACACAATTTGCGCTAGCCAATATCAAATGGACTGCGCGTGAGAATCTCGTTCTAGGCCTGGAGTACAACTACACCACCTATGAACGTTCAACGTCAGATGACCGCGACAATCACCGAGTGATCTTCGCCGTCGATTACACATTTTAA
- a CDS encoding serine hydrolase domain-containing protein, with the protein MKTKFKIRHAACLIASTLMAGVAKAESPLEKALAQPGAKPTIPVTQVKEGFSKQFIDQANASFGNFHMQMGGDHALYYAVNMSKYIPAELAMPHGEVSVLKRNIDESLNDLTFTMGDGTESVSLNDYIHDEKTRVQGIMILKGGEVVYEAYPGMHPSDTHVWASVSKSAVGTILTMLEVEGKVDMSKPITEYVPELKGTKWDSVIMLDAMNMASGLDISENAANTLNPNSVFQRMLSADFNVENAQGVIEDEMKVLRDVESLEGEPSGKFARYSSTITKVLGVAIENITQQPFTQVFEDRIWSKVGARASAQINLSPAGHALAYGLFNSRLDDLARYGLLFTPSWNKVSEEQVVSQQVLEKMQKGGNHEAYLAGDFTDHSWVKAAFGKDMPIYNTHQWDAAWEDGALFKHGNLYQNLYVDPERDVVGVAFSTSPVYLTPDLIPGYLREAAKQLSDQ; encoded by the coding sequence ATGAAAACGAAATTTAAAATCCGACATGCGGCATGCTTAATTGCATCCACTCTAATGGCAGGCGTTGCAAAGGCAGAGTCACCACTTGAAAAAGCCTTAGCTCAGCCTGGGGCGAAACCTACGATCCCAGTAACCCAAGTTAAAGAAGGGTTTAGCAAACAGTTTATTGATCAAGCTAACGCCAGCTTTGGTAACTTCCACATGCAAATGGGTGGAGACCATGCTCTGTATTATGCTGTTAATATGTCTAAATATATTCCGGCTGAACTGGCTATGCCTCACGGAGAAGTGAGCGTGCTTAAGCGCAATATCGATGAGTCTCTTAATGATCTCACCTTTACCATGGGTGACGGAACAGAGTCAGTTTCATTGAACGATTACATCCATGATGAAAAGACCCGTGTACAGGGCATCATGATCCTAAAAGGCGGTGAGGTCGTTTACGAGGCTTATCCAGGCATGCATCCATCTGATACACATGTTTGGGCGTCAGTATCTAAGTCGGCTGTCGGTACCATTCTTACGATGTTAGAAGTCGAAGGCAAAGTCGACATGAGCAAGCCTATTACTGAGTATGTGCCTGAGCTGAAAGGCACAAAATGGGATAGCGTGATCATGCTTGACGCTATGAACATGGCCTCTGGTCTTGATATTAGTGAGAATGCGGCGAACACACTCAACCCTAACTCCGTATTCCAACGTATGTTGTCTGCGGACTTTAATGTGGAAAATGCGCAAGGCGTGATTGAAGACGAAATGAAGGTTTTGCGTGATGTTGAATCGTTAGAAGGCGAACCATCTGGTAAATTTGCGCGTTACAGCTCAACAATCACAAAAGTGCTTGGCGTGGCGATCGAAAACATCACCCAACAGCCGTTCACACAAGTCTTCGAAGATCGAATCTGGTCTAAGGTTGGCGCGCGCGCTTCAGCTCAAATCAACCTATCTCCAGCAGGCCACGCCCTTGCTTATGGCTTATTCAATAGTCGCCTGGATGATTTAGCTCGCTACGGCCTGTTATTTACTCCAAGCTGGAATAAAGTATCTGAAGAGCAAGTCGTTTCTCAGCAAGTGCTTGAAAAAATGCAAAAAGGCGGTAACCACGAAGCCTACCTCGCAGGTGACTTTACTGATCACTCTTGGGTAAAAGCGGCGTTCGGAAAAGATATGCCTATCTATAATACTCACCAATGGGATGCGGCTTGGGAAGATGGAGCCCTGTTCAAACATGGCAACCTATACCAAAACCTTTATGTGGATCCTGAGCGTGATGTCGTCGGCGTTGCTTTCTCAACATCTCCGGTTTATCTAACGCCAGACCTAATCCCTGGGTATCTGCGCGAAGCTGCTAAACAGCTTTCAGACCAGTAA
- a CDS encoding helix-turn-helix domain-containing protein, producing the protein MRKLHSPLILTSSETLLYYIPYLESKGVRWREIASDCGLPSDDVLNESWLPMKELALFLYRVAPLCDDNMPLIIGQNVAQQVIEGKWGLIDSGLDFKQTIQSLMSNEHRFSRQNTYWLEKVSGVWSWCHRGLLKPTFPGSNINEWFRVSLLLYICRHWLGNEWKPASLSLVSNEHQGKIYADILLPDTDIRYEQAYFSLELTDVDNLEPMANRALKSRDISEVLLLAESYCHIPHFTADWVASLFGITPKTLYRYFKDHDTSFLEIKKHAILKRSKQLLLETDESVSNIAYRMGYDNVSNYNRAIKAMCGLTPAQLRKELPD; encoded by the coding sequence ATGCGAAAACTGCACTCTCCTCTCATACTCACTTCATCGGAAACGCTCCTTTACTATATACCGTACCTAGAGAGTAAGGGGGTACGTTGGAGAGAAATCGCCTCAGATTGTGGTTTGCCTAGTGACGATGTTCTCAATGAGTCGTGGTTACCCATGAAAGAGCTAGCCCTTTTTTTATATCGAGTCGCTCCACTCTGTGATGACAATATGCCCTTAATCATCGGACAAAACGTAGCGCAACAAGTCATCGAGGGGAAATGGGGACTTATCGACAGCGGGCTTGATTTTAAGCAGACCATTCAATCCCTTATGAGCAACGAACATCGCTTCAGTCGTCAAAATACTTATTGGCTTGAGAAGGTGTCTGGTGTTTGGAGTTGGTGTCATCGAGGTTTACTTAAACCCACTTTCCCCGGCTCAAACATTAATGAGTGGTTTCGCGTATCCCTGTTACTTTATATTTGTCGTCATTGGCTTGGAAATGAATGGAAGCCAGCGAGCTTAAGTCTAGTGAGTAATGAACATCAGGGGAAAATTTACGCTGACATCCTGTTACCTGATACCGACATTCGTTACGAGCAAGCGTATTTTAGCTTAGAGCTAACCGATGTAGATAATCTGGAGCCTATGGCAAACCGAGCGCTGAAATCAAGAGACATCAGCGAAGTTCTGCTTTTAGCTGAGAGCTACTGCCATATCCCTCATTTTACAGCCGATTGGGTTGCGAGTTTATTTGGCATCACTCCCAAAACACTCTATCGCTACTTTAAAGATCACGATACCTCCTTCTTAGAAATAAAAAAACACGCCATTCTCAAGCGAAGTAAACAGTTACTGTTAGAGACGGATGAGTCGGTGAGTAATATCGCCTATCGAATGGGGTATGACAATGTTTCTAATTACAACCGAGCCATCAAAGCCATGTGTGGTTTAACGCCAGCACAATTAAGGAAAGAGTTACCTGATTGA
- a CDS encoding HAD family hydrolase, which translates to MNRLDKHWDLVNWVLTDVDDTLTCEGHLPPETLIALQALRAAGKKVVAVTGACAGWGDHIAQLWPVDAVLAENGAVIMEKKGGFLVRHGSTSMDTLLDNQQRLKAQVTEIISKYPALNFTLDQAYRVCEVAIDIGQNCAPVCPDIIEEVVNRIHALGANATASSIHINAWYGHHSKRITAEYFLKQQGLSDEQIQTQCCYVGDSPNDAEMFGWLANSVGVANIAKYWDKLSHKPSVVTTKPGGYGFAEFSEQLLSN; encoded by the coding sequence ATGAATAGATTAGATAAACACTGGGACTTGGTAAACTGGGTTCTCACTGACGTAGATGACACACTAACTTGTGAGGGTCATCTGCCACCTGAAACACTGATAGCACTGCAAGCACTGCGTGCTGCTGGGAAGAAGGTAGTCGCCGTGACAGGAGCTTGTGCTGGTTGGGGTGACCATATTGCCCAACTTTGGCCTGTCGATGCCGTATTGGCGGAAAATGGCGCGGTCATCATGGAGAAAAAAGGCGGTTTCTTAGTCCGCCACGGCTCAACATCAATGGATACGCTTCTTGATAATCAACAGCGTCTAAAAGCTCAGGTTACAGAGATAATATCGAAATACCCTGCACTGAATTTTACCCTCGATCAGGCTTATCGAGTTTGTGAAGTCGCTATCGACATCGGTCAAAACTGTGCGCCCGTTTGCCCCGATATCATTGAAGAGGTGGTTAATAGAATTCACGCTCTTGGCGCAAATGCGACGGCAAGCTCCATTCACATTAATGCCTGGTACGGTCATCACTCCAAACGCATCACTGCAGAGTACTTTCTCAAACAGCAAGGCCTAAGCGATGAGCAGATTCAGACCCAATGCTGCTATGTCGGAGACTCTCCTAATGATGCGGAAATGTTTGGTTGGCTTGCCAACAGTGTTGGCGTAGCAAATATCGCCAAATATTGGGATAAGCTTAGCCACAAGCCATCAGTTGTGACGACTAAGCCCGGTGGATACGGTTTTGCTGAGTTCTCGGAACAACTTTTGTCCAACTAA
- a CDS encoding amidohydrolase family protein has product MFKKTMIAASLALVTATSFAGAIPAPESAPVAVEAPQVVVFKNVNIFNGTENKLYENHSVVVTGNKITSISEGNAEVPADAKVIDGEGRTLMPALIDAHMHLTIPKGLLGTDDMRWTEIAVHGQEFAEMYLDMGFGTVRDVGGADGSWTAMEQDGRLKEVPRIYASGAPIAPIGSHSDVGLQSRRLTDSPQNLEILNIMTTANGVDDIKAQARYQYRQGGQFTKIFQSGGVSSKFDPWQYNSYLDDEMKAAVAIAESYGSYVATHVYSDKAMHQALDLGVKSIEHGFMFKADMAEKFNKEGAFIATNLTAFSPDLATIPVVQDPLIQKKLASAQAAFGSYQEEMKAAEDAGFDRRAFNVDCVGTADICAKQIAHEIWLNADMFGNFSALRAITSTSGRISAELMQPWIDPYSDGKLGVIEVGAYADILLIDGNPLEDITLVGGRDTWFGEANDAKKDGSHLTEMDLIMKDGKIFKNSL; this is encoded by the coding sequence ATGTTTAAGAAAACGATGATTGCCGCTTCACTCGCTCTAGTTACTGCAACCTCATTCGCGGGTGCGATTCCAGCGCCAGAGTCAGCACCTGTTGCTGTAGAAGCGCCGCAGGTAGTAGTCTTTAAGAATGTAAATATTTTCAATGGAACTGAAAATAAGCTGTATGAAAACCACTCTGTTGTTGTCACAGGTAACAAGATTACATCGATTAGTGAAGGCAACGCCGAAGTGCCAGCGGATGCTAAGGTAATTGATGGTGAAGGTCGAACGCTTATGCCAGCGTTAATTGATGCTCACATGCACTTAACCATTCCAAAAGGGCTGCTGGGTACGGATGATATGCGTTGGACTGAGATTGCGGTGCATGGTCAAGAGTTTGCAGAAATGTATCTCGATATGGGTTTTGGTACCGTTCGTGATGTGGGTGGCGCAGATGGTTCATGGACGGCAATGGAGCAAGATGGACGTCTTAAAGAAGTCCCACGTATTTATGCTTCTGGTGCACCCATCGCGCCTATTGGCTCTCACTCAGATGTTGGCCTACAATCACGTCGTTTAACAGATTCTCCGCAAAACCTAGAAATTTTAAACATCATGACAACGGCTAATGGCGTTGATGACATCAAAGCGCAAGCGCGATACCAGTATCGTCAGGGTGGGCAGTTCACCAAAATTTTCCAATCTGGTGGCGTATCTTCGAAGTTTGACCCATGGCAGTACAACTCATACCTTGATGATGAGATGAAAGCCGCCGTGGCGATAGCAGAATCGTATGGTTCTTATGTTGCAACACACGTTTATTCAGATAAAGCGATGCATCAAGCTTTGGATTTGGGTGTGAAGTCGATAGAGCATGGTTTCATGTTTAAAGCAGATATGGCAGAGAAGTTCAATAAAGAAGGGGCATTTATTGCGACTAACTTAACGGCATTCTCACCGGATCTAGCGACAATCCCTGTGGTTCAAGACCCATTGATTCAGAAGAAGTTGGCGTCAGCACAGGCAGCGTTTGGCAGTTATCAAGAAGAGATGAAAGCGGCAGAAGATGCAGGCTTTGATCGTCGTGCATTTAATGTGGATTGTGTGGGCACGGCGGATATTTGTGCAAAACAAATCGCTCATGAAATTTGGTTGAACGCTGATATGTTTGGCAACTTCTCAGCACTGCGTGCGATTACTTCGACATCAGGCCGTATCTCTGCAGAGCTAATGCAGCCATGGATTGACCCATATTCAGATGGTAAATTAGGTGTTATCGAAGTCGGCGCTTACGCTGATATTCTGCTGATTGATGGTAACCCATTAGAGGATATTACCTTAGTCGGTGGTCGTGACACTTGGTTTGGTGAAGCGAATGACGCCAAGAAAGATGGTTCTCACCTAACTGAGATGGATCTTATCATGAAAGACGGCAAGATCTTCAAAAACTCGCTTTAA
- a CDS encoding GNAT family N-acetyltransferase, whose protein sequence is MLVHDPDNKEYQVPLEGEYVAIAKYTLSETVMTIHSTRVPDEVQGKGYGKVMMEAILPEVEKQGYTIIPACSYVAHYLNRNPQWQHLLAV, encoded by the coding sequence ATGCTAGTACACGACCCAGACAACAAAGAGTATCAAGTACCACTCGAAGGTGAGTATGTCGCGATTGCAAAGTACACGTTGAGTGAGACTGTTATGACGATTCACTCCACTCGCGTCCCAGATGAAGTTCAAGGAAAAGGCTATGGCAAAGTCATGATGGAGGCGATTCTACCCGAGGTCGAAAAACAGGGTTACACCATCATTCCGGCCTGCAGTTACGTTGCGCATTACCTCAACCGTAATCCACAATGGCAGCATTTGTTGGCGGTGTAA